The following is a genomic window from Pedobacter sp. KBS0701.
AATTATAAAAATCAAACATAAAGATTGCCACCTATTATGCCTTTTTAATTAAAATAATACCTCGCAGTTAGTAAAATGCTGCATTTATTTTACATTAAAAATATTTTAATAAACTTAGTAATTACAAAATTACTATGCAAGCATTGTTTTTTATCCTGATGGAATTTTTACCAAAAAAACAGAAACGGCATTAAAGTTGTTAGGGTGATAATTATTTACAAAACATTTAAATTATGAAAAAGTTATTTACAATTTTAGGATGCATTGCATTGTTTGCCCTTACTACAACAAACGTTAAAGCCCAAAACTACAAAACCGGATTAGGTTTAGGCATTGATTTTGGTGATGGCGCAACATTGGTTGGTCCATCAGTTAGGCATCACTTTAGCCCTAAAGCAGCCATTCAAGGTGATGTATTATTTGGTGGAAATTCTACTATTATACAGGCATTTCTTCAATACAATTCATCTATCCCTGGTGCAAAAGGTTTAGACTGGTATTTAGGTGGTGGTCCTTCGATTCAATTGTATGATGGTGGTTCTAGTTTTTACCTGGTTCCGATGGTTGGTTTAGATTATAAATTCTCTGGCGCACCTTTGGCATTGGCTTTAGACTGGAGACCTAGATTATATATCGGAAGTAATGATAGCGATTTTAACGCCGGAAGATTCGGTTTAGGCTTCAGATATACTTTTTAAGCGGAGAGCGTTTGGCGCTGAGTGCTGAAAGACTAAAGCAAAAGTATATGGTATAAAAAATCCCGTAGGAAATTAATCTTACGGGATTTTTTATGCCTTGAACTATAGACTCAAGACTGAGGACTTAAGACTACGGATTAAACACCCGTCCATTTTTTTAATACTGCTTTTTGTGCAGGAGTTGCATTTTCGTTAACAGTTACATTTAAGCGTACACTTGGATTCTCTTTCAGGGTTAAAGAAATTTCCTTCTCTAATCCATCACGTTTAACCATAACTTTCAATAAATCACCAATATTCTTTTTACCTACCAATGGGATTGCATCTAAAGAAATCATCGGGCTTTTTAACCTTACCGTTGATAGTGCATCACTTAGTGATGAATCATCTAAACTGAGTACCACATCATTTACGTTTAACCCGCTAATCCAGGCTGCAGAATTTCTTGTGGTAGAAGTAATCACCAAACCATCGTTGGTCAACTGGCCAGAAGCACCTGTAACCGGTTTGCCTGGTGTTGCATTTTCGGTCGATATATCTACACCCGCATAACCGAAGTATTTCACATAATCTACATCATCTACCCCGTTAACATATTTTGTCCAGAAATTGGTAAAGCTAATTCCAGCTATTTTCTCTACCATTGCTTTAAACTCTGCATCGGTGTAACCCCGTTTTAATGTTTTGCATTGCAGGTACATGGCTTTCATTACATCATCTAAGCTTTTAGCACCTTTGGTCGCGTTAATAATTTCGAGGTCCATCAAAATTCCAATCACTTCGCCTTTGTTATAATAAGATATTGAATTATTCTTTGAGTTCTCGTTCGGGCGATACCCTATAATCCATGCATCATAACTAGACGAAGCGGCCGACTGGTATTTGGCACCCGGGGTATTTAAAACTGTACCTACGCCACCTGCTAAATCTTTCAAAAATTCGCTCACGTCAGTAAAACCGGCACGGTGCAAATATTTGTTTTCGTAATAAGAGGTAAAACCTTCGGCAACCCAAAGATTGGTGGTGTAATTTTCGTTATCGTAATCGAATGGACCTAAAGCGATAGGGCGCAAACGTTTCACATTCCATAAGTGGTGATACTCGTGTGCAACCAAACCTAAAAAGCCTTTATATCCTTCAACAGTATTGTAAGCATTTCTTGTAGCACCTAAAGTGGTAGAGTTTAAGTGTTCTAAACCACCTCCACCTTTTAAGAAATTATGGACAATGAAAAGGTAATATTTATTAGGGTTTTCGCCATAAACTGCAGTTTCTTTTTCTACAATTTTGGCCATATCTACTTTTAGCTTTTCTTTATCATAATTACCCCCACCGTACATGGCCACTTCATGGCGCACACCTGCGGCTGTAAATTCGAAAATATCCTGGTTACCCACTTCAATAGGGCTATCGTAAAGAATATCAAAATCGGTTGCCTTATAAGTAAACTGCTCGCCAGCAACCGGGGTTAATCCGGTAGAAACTTTGCTCCAAGTATTAAAAGGAATAATTTTCACTGTACTTGGCGATTTAATCATGCCGTCAGGATGCATAAAAATCCCTGTTGGGGATAAGAAAGCGTGAGATTCGTCTATAAATGGTGTACGCACCGAAATTTCAAATGCATAAACACGGTAATTGATCTGGATTTTAGCCGCTTTGGCTGAAAAAATTCTCCAGGTGTTTTTCTTTACTTTTTCAACTTTTACGGTCTTACCTGCTGCAGTTGCCTTAAATTCTTCTACACTTTTTTCAAACTCGCGGATCAAATAAGAACCCGGGGTCCAAACCGGCATTTTTACATCTACATAATCTTTTATCAGTCCGGAAATATTCATCTGCACCTCTGCATAATGCGCTTGCGGCTCTTTAAAAGAAACCTCAAAGCCTATTTTTACCTGCGCCTTCGCTGCCATAATACACGTTAGTAGTAAAACTAAACTTAAAATTGATTTTTTATTAAACATATTCACTGTGTTTTGCTGCAAATTTAGATTTATTGATGGTGTTTTAATATAAAATAGCTAAATGTGTTGTAAAATAGTTGTTTCTGTTTGCCCCGCGTTTGGCGTTGGGGGATATGCGGAATGCGGATGGAACTTTAACAGCCCAAGTGGCACCAGGCATTAGTTTGTTCATTTTCGACGG
Proteins encoded in this region:
- a CDS encoding M61 family metallopeptidase, whose product is MFNKKSILSLVLLLTCIMAAKAQVKIGFEVSFKEPQAHYAEVQMNISGLIKDYVDVKMPVWTPGSYLIREFEKSVEEFKATAAGKTVKVEKVKKNTWRIFSAKAAKIQINYRVYAFEISVRTPFIDESHAFLSPTGIFMHPDGMIKSPSTVKIIPFNTWSKVSTGLTPVAGEQFTYKATDFDILYDSPIEVGNQDIFEFTAAGVRHEVAMYGGGNYDKEKLKVDMAKIVEKETAVYGENPNKYYLFIVHNFLKGGGGLEHLNSTTLGATRNAYNTVEGYKGFLGLVAHEYHHLWNVKRLRPIALGPFDYDNENYTTNLWVAEGFTSYYENKYLHRAGFTDVSEFLKDLAGGVGTVLNTPGAKYQSAASSSYDAWIIGYRPNENSKNNSISYYNKGEVIGILMDLEIINATKGAKSLDDVMKAMYLQCKTLKRGYTDAEFKAMVEKIAGISFTNFWTKYVNGVDDVDYVKYFGYAGVDISTENATPGKPVTGASGQLTNDGLVITSTTRNSAAWISGLNVNDVVLSLDDSSLSDALSTVRLKSPMISLDAIPLVGKKNIGDLLKVMVKRDGLEKEISLTLKENPSVRLNVTVNENATPAQKAVLKKWTGV